One genomic window of Calidithermus timidus DSM 17022 includes the following:
- a CDS encoding DNA internalization-related competence protein ComEC/Rec2 → MIPHALGLGALAGALTQLSPLAYLSLLLVGLLPRPERWAFAGAFGLLCLRLLLPSDPWAGQLGSRVELEGVVREGFLSTAQGRVYLRHFPPLKDGRYRLSGVLQPPQGRRNPGGFDQALWLRGVGVGAVLKVERVLWSQPLPHGPRDGLRERLEAGLSPTVAALAVALTLGERRDLGETYGEFQRSGLAHALALSGLNVAILTGFLVLLLSFAGAYRYLGALAILLAYLWLVGPSPSLVRAEIMAALVLVALFLGKGRLDVLAALGWAAALHLLWQPFAIYSLSFQLSYLAVLGMALVLPKLPRPSGLKGWLWAAFAVTFAAQLLLLPLLLHHFHSLPLLSPVANLLVLPFLNLLVPLGFLKMFLGSALALPFEGLGRLTLELVALFARGPQLYWGEISPKGFALYYLGITPLLAALYGHISWRRASVLTGSAALASSLNLLAPAAEYWQLDVGQGDSALLRLPGGVEILVDGGRDWAGRRVVGALGALGVDDLELVVATHPDADHIGGLPEVLESVGVGVLVTGPPRLEDPQERRLREVARVRGVRVIEAAAGSVLRVGQARLRFLGPRENGAEDNARSLVFVLEWGGRRILFTGDAPISEERYWEAQPIDVLKVAHHGSASSTGEELLERFQPRLAVIGVGANVYGHPTPAVLERLRRHGVAVRRTDLEGAIRIPLR, encoded by the coding sequence ATGATCCCCCACGCCCTTGGCCTAGGCGCGCTGGCCGGGGCCTTGACCCAGCTCAGCCCCCTGGCCTACCTGAGCCTACTGCTGGTGGGCTTGCTGCCCAGACCCGAGCGCTGGGCTTTTGCCGGGGCCTTCGGGCTGCTGTGCCTGCGGCTGCTGCTCCCCTCCGACCCCTGGGCCGGCCAGCTGGGGTCTCGGGTGGAGCTGGAGGGGGTCGTGCGCGAGGGCTTCTTGAGCACTGCTCAGGGGCGGGTTTACCTGCGGCACTTTCCCCCACTCAAAGACGGGCGCTACCGGCTGAGCGGGGTGCTCCAGCCCCCCCAGGGCCGGCGCAACCCCGGCGGCTTCGATCAGGCCCTGTGGCTGCGGGGGGTGGGAGTGGGAGCGGTGCTCAAGGTGGAGCGGGTGCTCTGGAGCCAACCGTTGCCCCACGGCCCGCGCGATGGCTTAAGGGAGCGGCTCGAGGCCGGCCTCTCCCCCACCGTCGCGGCGCTGGCCGTGGCCCTGACCCTGGGGGAGCGGCGCGATCTGGGCGAAACCTATGGCGAGTTTCAGCGCTCGGGCCTGGCGCACGCCCTCGCGCTCTCCGGCCTCAACGTCGCCATCCTGACGGGTTTTCTGGTGCTGCTGCTCTCCTTCGCCGGCGCGTACCGCTACCTGGGGGCGCTGGCCATCCTGCTGGCCTACTTGTGGCTGGTGGGCCCCTCGCCCTCGCTGGTGCGGGCCGAGATCATGGCGGCGCTGGTGCTGGTAGCCCTGTTTTTGGGCAAGGGCCGGCTGGACGTGCTGGCGGCGCTGGGCTGGGCGGCGGCGCTGCACCTGCTGTGGCAACCCTTCGCCATCTACAGCCTCTCCTTCCAGCTCTCCTACCTGGCGGTGCTGGGGATGGCCCTGGTGCTGCCCAAGCTCCCCCGGCCCAGCGGCCTCAAGGGCTGGCTGTGGGCGGCCTTCGCGGTGACCTTCGCGGCGCAGCTCTTGTTGCTGCCCCTGCTGTTGCACCACTTCCACAGCCTGCCCCTCCTCTCCCCCGTCGCCAACCTGCTCGTGCTACCCTTCCTCAACCTGCTGGTTCCGCTGGGCTTCCTCAAGATGTTTTTGGGGAGCGCCCTGGCTCTGCCCTTCGAGGGGCTGGGGCGGCTGACCCTCGAGCTCGTCGCGCTCTTCGCCCGCGGCCCCCAGCTCTACTGGGGTGAGATCAGCCCGAAGGGGTTTGCGCTTTACTACCTCGGAATCACCCCATTGCTGGCCGCTCTCTACGGCCACATCTCCTGGCGGCGCGCGTCGGTGCTGACGGGATCGGCGGCGCTGGCCTCCAGCCTCAACCTGCTGGCTCCCGCGGCGGAGTACTGGCAGCTCGATGTCGGACAGGGCGACTCGGCATTGCTGCGGCTCCCCGGCGGGGTGGAGATCCTGGTGGATGGGGGGCGGGACTGGGCGGGCCGCCGGGTGGTGGGGGCCTTAGGGGCGCTGGGGGTCGACGACCTCGAGCTCGTCGTGGCCACCCACCCCGACGCCGACCACATCGGCGGCCTGCCGGAGGTGCTCGAGTCCGTGGGGGTCGGGGTGCTGGTCACCGGGCCACCGCGGCTCGAGGACCCCCAGGAGCGGCGGCTGCGCGAGGTGGCTCGGGTTCGGGGGGTCAGGGTCATCGAAGCCGCCGCGGGCAGCGTGCTGCGGGTAGGGCAGGCCCGCCTGCGCTTCCTGGGGCCCCGGGAAAATGGCGCGGAGGACAACGCCCGCAGCCTGGTCTTCGTGCTGGAGTGGGGGGGACGGCGCATCCTGTTCACCGGCGACGCCCCCATTTCCGAGGAGCGGTACTGGGAGGCCCAACCCATCGACGTACTCAAGGTCGCTCACCACGGCTCGGCCAGCAGCACCGGGGAGGAGCTGCTCGAGCGCTTCCAACCCCGCCTGGCGGTGATTGGGGTGGGGGCCAACGTGTACGGCCACCCCACCCCTGCCGTCCTGGAACGCCTGCGCAGGCACGGGGTGGCGGTGCGGCGCACCGACTTAGAGGGGGCCATCCGCATTCCCTTACGCTAA
- a CDS encoding ComEA family DNA-binding protein, whose protein sequence is MAPVRDLLTGVYLLLVVGLGLASLWPRLSERFVAVEVLSQASLPPAPESHPAAPLPQRISLNQASLEELERLPGIGPALARRIVEGRPYTRVEDLERVRGIGPKTLERLRPLVVP, encoded by the coding sequence GTGGCGCCTGTCCGAGATCTCCTGACCGGGGTTTACCTGCTGCTGGTGGTGGGGCTGGGACTGGCCAGCCTCTGGCCCCGTCTGAGCGAGCGCTTTGTCGCGGTGGAGGTGCTGAGCCAGGCTTCGCTGCCCCCTGCCCCCGAGTCACACCCCGCCGCACCCCTGCCACAGCGCATCAGCCTCAACCAGGCCAGCCTCGAAGAGCTCGAGCGCCTGCCCGGCATTGGCCCCGCGCTGGCCCGCCGCATCGTGGAGGGCCGGCCCTATACCCGCGTCGAGGACCTGGAGCGGGTCAGGGGTATTGGACCCAAGACCCTCGAGCGGCTGCGACCCCTTGTCGTTCCATGA